The Streptococcus pantholopis genome has a segment encoding these proteins:
- the trpX gene encoding tryptophan ABC transporter substrate-binding protein — protein sequence MKNKGLMVTLAALLVLAAGALIYQNVNNQAGTNDKKVVKVGILQYVTHDALDEIHQGIVDGLEEAGYSGDNIEITDMNAEGDQSKIQTMSKQLANSDNDVLVGIATPAAQGLASATKDIPVVMGAISDPVGAKLVANLEKPEANVTGVSNQVPTKQTVKLITDITPEVKTVGVLYASSEDNSASQVKEFKEEAEAAGLTVAEYAVPSTNEISTTMSVMTGKVDAVFVPQDNTIASAFTTVVSAANAAKLPVYSSVDTMVEQGSIASVAQSQYELGVETAKIVVKLLAGKEVKDVPVKIVDSGTPIVNLQAAKTLDITVPDSVISEADTVIAAND from the coding sequence ATGAAAAATAAAGGTTTAATGGTTACGCTTGCGGCACTTCTGGTTTTAGCTGCGGGAGCGCTGATTTATCAGAATGTGAACAATCAGGCTGGAACAAATGATAAGAAGGTTGTCAAGGTAGGGATTTTGCAGTATGTGACCCATGATGCTCTGGATGAAATTCATCAGGGAATTGTTGACGGTCTTGAAGAGGCGGGCTACTCCGGAGACAATATTGAGATTACCGATATGAATGCCGAAGGCGACCAAAGTAAGATTCAGACCATGAGTAAACAATTGGCCAATAGCGATAATGATGTGCTGGTTGGTATTGCTACACCAGCTGCACAGGGACTGGCCTCCGCCACTAAAGATATTCCGGTGGTTATGGGGGCAATTTCGGATCCTGTAGGAGCCAAACTTGTTGCCAATCTGGAAAAGCCTGAAGCCAATGTAACAGGTGTTTCTAATCAGGTACCGACAAAACAGACTGTCAAGCTGATAACAGATATTACTCCTGAGGTTAAAACGGTAGGTGTTCTTTATGCCAGCAGCGAAGACAATTCAGCCTCGCAGGTTAAAGAATTCAAGGAAGAAGCAGAAGCGGCAGGCCTGACGGTTGCGGAATATGCAGTACCTTCAACGAACGAAATCTCAACAACTATGTCTGTTATGACTGGCAAAGTGGATGCTGTTTTTGTTCCTCAGGACAATACAATCGCCAGTGCCTTTACGACAGTCGTGTCAGCTGCTAATGCCGCAAAACTGCCGGTGTACTCCAGTGTTGACACGATGGTTGAGCAGGGCAGCATCGCTTCAGTTGCGCAAAGCCAATATGAACTGGGAGTCGAAACAGCTAAAATAGTGGTTAAGCTTTTAGCTGGAAAGGAAGTCAAAGATGTTCCAGTTAAAATCGTTGACAGCGGTACTCCGATAGTTAACCTTCAAGCGGCTAAGACACTGGATATCACAGTTCCTGACAGTGTAATCTCTGAGGCGGATACTGTGATTGCAGCCAATGATTAA
- a CDS encoding Rqc2 family fibronectin-binding protein, whose translation MSFDGFFLHHLTKELQEQLLNGRIQKVNQPFDRELVLTIRNKRQNYKLLLSAHSVFGRIQITQTDFQNPQTPNTYTMIMRKYLQGAVIERIEQIENDRILEITVSNKNEIGDASKTTLIAEIMGKHSNIILVDKGQNKIIESIKHVGFSQNSYRTILPGSAYIAPPKSNQFNPYAISDEKLFEILQTEDLTAKNLQKLFQGLGRDTAEELSASLTTDKLKTFHAFFQRSLVPNLTKKGFSAVLFTDSNQTFTSLGELLDYFYQEKAERDRVAKRAGELIHRVQNEKDKNKKKLLKQQKELATTNEAESYRQKGELLTTYLGQVPNNQDYVELDNYYTNEKIRIALNKALSPSQNAQRYFKKYQKLKEAVKHLKGVIQQTKDTITYLESVETALNQASLNDIADIETELAQTGFIKKRRAAKQQKRKKPEQYLASDGQTVIMVGRNNLQNDELTFKIAKKGELWFHAKDIPGSHVLIKNNLQPSDQVKTDAAELAAYFSKARLSNLVPVDMIEAKKLKKPAGSRPGFVTYTGQKTLRVTPNQDKIAKMKLKFDS comes from the coding sequence ATGTCTTTTGACGGCTTTTTTTTACATCATCTAACAAAGGAATTACAGGAGCAGCTCCTTAACGGCCGTATCCAAAAGGTTAACCAGCCTTTCGACCGGGAGCTTGTCTTAACTATCCGCAATAAACGGCAAAATTACAAGCTTCTTCTGTCTGCTCACTCGGTATTTGGGCGTATTCAAATCACTCAGACAGATTTTCAAAATCCCCAGACTCCCAATACTTACACCATGATTATGAGAAAATATCTGCAGGGAGCGGTTATTGAACGGATTGAGCAAATTGAGAATGACCGTATATTAGAAATCACTGTTTCAAATAAAAATGAAATCGGAGATGCCAGCAAAACAACGCTTATTGCTGAAATTATGGGCAAGCATAGTAACATCATTCTGGTTGATAAAGGCCAGAATAAAATCATTGAATCCATCAAGCATGTCGGTTTCTCTCAAAACAGCTACCGGACAATTCTGCCCGGTTCAGCATACATTGCACCGCCAAAATCTAATCAGTTCAATCCTTATGCTATTTCCGATGAAAAGCTATTTGAAATTCTGCAGACAGAGGACCTAACTGCTAAAAATCTGCAAAAGCTTTTTCAGGGTTTGGGACGTGACACAGCTGAGGAATTGTCAGCCTCCCTCACAACTGATAAGCTGAAAACATTTCATGCCTTTTTTCAGCGTAGTTTAGTTCCTAATCTGACTAAAAAAGGCTTTTCTGCCGTTCTTTTTACTGACTCAAACCAGACTTTTACCAGTCTTGGTGAGCTGCTGGATTATTTTTATCAGGAAAAAGCAGAACGGGACCGAGTAGCAAAACGAGCTGGAGAGCTCATTCACCGCGTCCAAAATGAAAAAGATAAAAATAAGAAAAAACTTCTTAAACAGCAAAAAGAACTGGCTACAACCAATGAAGCAGAAAGCTACCGGCAGAAAGGGGAGCTGCTGACAACCTATCTCGGTCAGGTTCCAAACAATCAGGATTATGTTGAGCTGGATAATTATTATACAAATGAGAAAATCAGAATTGCTTTGAATAAAGCCCTGTCACCCAGCCAAAATGCTCAGCGTTACTTCAAGAAATATCAAAAATTAAAAGAAGCTGTCAAGCATTTAAAGGGTGTGATCCAGCAGACTAAGGACACTATAACCTACCTCGAAAGTGTGGAAACAGCTCTTAATCAGGCATCTCTAAATGATATTGCAGATATTGAAACAGAGTTGGCACAAACCGGCTTTATCAAAAAACGGCGGGCAGCTAAGCAGCAGAAGCGGAAAAAACCTGAACAGTACTTAGCTTCTGACGGCCAAACAGTCATTATGGTCGGCCGGAATAATCTGCAAAATGATGAGTTGACCTTTAAAATAGCTAAAAAAGGGGAGCTTTGGTTTCATGCCAAAGATATTCCGGGGAGCCATGTCCTTATTAAAAATAACTTACAGCCCAGCGATCAGGTTAAAACCGATGCAGCGGAACTGGCGGCTTATTTTTCCAAAGCCAGACTGTCCAATCTTGTGCCAGTCGATATGATTGAAGCCAAAAAACTCAAGAAGCCGGCCGGCAGTCGGCCAGGTTTTGTCACCTATACCGGACAGAAAACACTGCGGGTCACACCTAATCAGGATAAAATTGCTAAAATGAAGCTGAAATTCGACAGCTAA
- the budA gene encoding acetolactate decarboxylase, with protein sequence MVEAIKLFQYNTLGALMAGLYGGTLTIGELLEHGDLGIGTLDSIDGELIVLDGKAYQAKGSDGVPKVVELSNEVTVPYAAVVPHKAEVIFRQRFAMTAKELEKRIESYYDGVNLFRSIKIKGDFAKMHVRMIPKSAPDTKFAEVATHQPEYTRENLSGTIVGFWTPEMFHGVSVAGYHLHFISDDFSFGGHVIDFVISEGTVEVGAVDQLDQRFPVQDRKYLFAKLNMDELKEDIDKSE encoded by the coding sequence ATGGTTGAAGCGATTAAATTATTTCAGTACAATACCCTAGGAGCTTTGATGGCTGGTTTGTACGGCGGCACTCTGACTATCGGCGAGCTGCTGGAGCATGGGGATTTAGGGATTGGGACTCTGGACTCAATCGATGGTGAATTGATTGTCCTTGATGGTAAGGCCTATCAGGCTAAGGGGTCTGATGGTGTGCCTAAGGTTGTCGAGCTGTCAAACGAGGTGACGGTTCCTTATGCAGCGGTTGTTCCGCATAAGGCAGAGGTCATCTTTCGTCAGCGCTTTGCTATGACGGCGAAAGAGCTTGAGAAACGGATTGAATCTTACTATGATGGGGTCAATCTTTTTCGCTCGATAAAGATAAAGGGTGACTTCGCTAAAATGCATGTTCGGATGATTCCCAAATCTGCTCCTGATACGAAGTTTGCTGAGGTAGCAACCCATCAGCCCGAGTATACACGGGAAAATTTGTCAGGGACGATTGTCGGTTTTTGGACACCGGAAATGTTTCATGGTGTCAGTGTTGCCGGGTATCACCTGCACTTTATTTCAGATGATTTCAGTTTTGGTGGCCATGTCATTGATTTTGTGATTTCTGAAGGAACGGTTGAAGTAGGGGCAGTTGATCAGCTGGATCAGCGTTTTCCTGTTCAGGACCGTAAATACCTTTTTGCTAAACTGAATATGGATGAATTAAAAGAGGACATTGATAAATCAGAATAA